ACCATCTCCCAGTCCTTCACCCTGAAGAGCTTCAAGTCGGGTGCCGCGCGCATGGCCCAGGAGGCCGGCGTGCCGCTGATCCCGATGGCCCTGTGGGGCACCCAGCGGCTGTGGACCAAGGGCCACCCGCGCAACTTCAAGCGCAGCCACACGCCGATCACCATCCGGGTCGGCGAACCGGTGGAGGCGCCGCAGGACCAGTACGCGGGCGCCATCACCCGGCGGCTGCGCGAGCGTGTCCAGGAGCTCCTGGAGGCCGCGCAGCGCGCCTATCCGGTCCGCCCCAAGGGCCCGGACGACACCTGGTGGATGCCCGCACACCTCGGCGGCACGGCGCCGACCCCCGAAGAGGTCAAGGCGGCCGAGGCCCGCTG
This portion of the Streptomyces mirabilis genome encodes:
- a CDS encoding lysophospholipid acyltransferase family protein, which translates into the protein MAELVYRPVVGLAQVLFKAWDLKIDCKGSENIPRSGGAVLVSNHISYLDFIFDGLATLPQKRLVRFMAKESVFRHKISGPLMRGMKHIPVDRKQGETAYQHALDSLRSGEIVGVFPEATISQSFTLKSFKSGAARMAQEAGVPLIPMALWGTQRLWTKGHPRNFKRSHTPITIRVGEPVEAPQDQYAGAITRRLRERVQELLEAAQRAYPVRPKGPDDTWWMPAHLGGTAPTPEEVKAAEAR